From the Desulfosarcina sp. BuS5 genome, one window contains:
- a CDS encoding HEPN domain-containing protein, giving the protein MTEWSKDLVLYRMARAQETLEDARILANARRWNACVNRLYYACFYAVSALLVRHCLSSSKHTGVRSLFNRQYVRTGKIPKDLARIYNDLFERRQEGDYIDFVRFQEPQVLPWISKAEQLVGFIISLVEKEIS; this is encoded by the coding sequence ATGACGGAATGGAGCAAGGATCTGGTGTTGTACCGTATGGCCCGAGCACAAGAGACTCTGGAAGATGCTCGTATTCTTGCCAATGCAAGGCGGTGGAATGCTTGTGTGAACCGGCTCTATTATGCCTGCTTCTATGCGGTATCGGCTCTTCTTGTACGTCACTGCCTGTCATCATCCAAGCATACGGGCGTGCGTAGTCTTTTTAATAGGCAGTATGTGAGGACGGGTAAGATCCCGAAGGATTTGGCACGGATCTACAATGATCTTTTTGAGAGACGTCAAGAGGGTGACTACATCGATTTTGTAAGGTTTCAAGAACCACAGGTTTTGCCATGGATCTCAAAGGCAGAACAACTCGTTGGGTTTATCATCAGCTTGGTTGAAAAAGAGATAAGTTGA
- a CDS encoding DUF433 domain-containing protein, with the protein MYEKFIQSEPSVMMGKPVITGTRISVELILEKLAAGETFEQIIDAHPRLTMDAIQAALGFAAKALKADVIYPISRVA; encoded by the coding sequence ATGTATGAAAAATTTATTCAATCTGAACCATCAGTAATGATGGGAAAACCAGTAATTACAGGAACACGAATTTCAGTTGAACTCATTTTAGAAAAGTTAGCTGCTGGTGAAACATTTGAGCAGATTATAGATGCTCATCCTCGGTTAACTATGGATGCTATTCAAGCAGCCCTCGGTTTTGCGGCAAAAGCTTTAAAAGCTGATGTGATTTACCCTATATCGAGAGTTGCGTAA
- a CDS encoding nucleotidyltransferase domain-containing protein, whose protein sequence is MKRDELIEQIRQAIHEVELEAEIILYGSRSRGDALSESDWDLLILVDGPINDERTDRIRHRLYEIEWEYGEVISSIVRTREEWNSNLYQAIPFHQRVQQEGIRL, encoded by the coding sequence ATGAAACGAGATGAATTAATTGAGCAAATAAGGCAGGCTATTCATGAGGTGGAACTTGAGGCAGAAATAATCCTTTACGGTTCACGCTCCCGTGGGGATGCTCTCTCGGAATCAGACTGGGACTTACTCATCCTGGTTGATGGCCCTATTAACGATGAACGTACAGATCGAATTCGGCACAGGCTCTATGAAATAGAATGGGAATATGGAGAAGTCATCTCATCGATTGTGCGGACTCGTGAAGAATGGAATAGTAACCTCTATCAGGCTATACCATTTCACCAAAGAGTGCAGCAGGAAGGAATCAGACTATGA
- a CDS encoding 4-vinyl reductase, giving the protein MFNEERDYNKFVWEDLGDLESGRPNLGLSVPVFVYRLLQYTFRDVMITELGINKTNDIIIKAGSLAGRQFCENMLNRELDFNEFVSQLQKVLREQAIGILRIEKVDLENMRFTLTVAEDLDCSGLPPSDEVVCQYDEGFIVGCLNPHN; this is encoded by the coding sequence ATGTTTAATGAAGAGCGTGATTATAACAAATTTGTATGGGAAGACTTGGGTGATCTTGAAAGCGGGAGACCAAACCTTGGTTTAAGTGTTCCGGTTTTTGTTTATCGATTACTCCAATATACTTTTCGAGACGTGATGATAACCGAGTTAGGTATAAACAAAACAAATGATATCATCATTAAGGCAGGCAGTCTTGCCGGGAGGCAATTTTGTGAGAATATGCTGAACAGGGAACTCGATTTTAACGAATTTGTATCTCAGTTACAAAAAGTACTCAGAGAGCAAGCCATCGGGATTCTTCGCATTGAAAAAGTTGATCTTGAGAACATGAGGTTTACATTAACAGTTGCTGAAGATCTTGATTGTTCTGGCCTACCGCCCTCCGATGAGGTTGTTTGTCAATATGATGAGGGTTTTATTGTGGGGTGTCTAAATCCCCATAATTAG
- a CDS encoding PglD-related sugar-binding protein: MIYRTELYGIIGAGGFGREVMPVARQMIADTYGSKGHELVFVVENLEKQTVINGHKVVSESYFLSCQADNKYFNIAIADYKTRERIANKMLTSNIKPFTIQALNNVTYDDNTIGEGAILCPFTTVTSNAKIGRFFMLIFILM; the protein is encoded by the coding sequence ATGATTTACAGAACAGAACTCTATGGAATAATCGGTGCGGGAGGATTTGGACGAGAGGTCATGCCGGTTGCACGCCAAATGATTGCCGACACTTATGGAAGCAAAGGACATGAATTGGTCTTTGTTGTTGAGAATCTCGAAAAACAAACAGTCATTAATGGGCATAAAGTGGTTAGCGAGTCATATTTCCTTTCTTGCCAAGCCGATAATAAATATTTTAACATCGCAATTGCAGACTACAAAACTCGCGAACGTATTGCCAACAAAATGCTTACGTCCAATATTAAACCTTTTACTATACAGGCCCTTAATAACGTCACTTATGACGACAATACAATAGGAGAAGGTGCAATTCTATGCCCTTTTACTACTGTAACATCCAATGCAAAGATCGGAAGATTTTTCATGCTAATATTTATTCTTATGTAG
- a CDS encoding DUF5615 family PIN-like protein, with product MNIMADECVDRQIVEILREEGHDVLYIAEIDPSISDDIVFERANQQNALLLTADKDFGELVFRQNKILNGVLFFRLAGLSQLAKAKIISSVVQEHSDKLYQSFTVVSPGIVRIRKGIR from the coding sequence ATGAATATAATGGCTGATGAATGTGTTGATAGACAGATTGTTGAAATTCTCAGAGAAGAAGGTCATGATGTGCTTTATATAGCGGAGATAGATCCAAGTATTTCCGATGACATTGTATTTGAAAGGGCAAATCAACAAAATGCTTTATTGTTAACAGCTGACAAAGATTTTGGAGAGTTAGTTTTTCGTCAGAATAAAATTTTAAACGGAGTATTGTTTTTTCGTTTGGCTGGATTATCTCAACTTGCAAAAGCTAAAATTATTTCATCTGTTGTACAAGAACACTCAGATAAGCTTTATCAATCTTTTACGGTGGTTTCTCCTGGAATTGTACGTATTCGTAAAGGAATCAGATAA